Proteins from a genomic interval of Capsicum annuum cultivar UCD-10X-F1 chromosome 4, UCD10Xv1.1, whole genome shotgun sequence:
- the LOC124898158 gene encoding uncharacterized protein LOC124898158 isoform X5 — protein MKDDWVSAALSDDAVVVELLYRLKHHHHPSSSSKSLHLTLPLNGWGRHKPRSKASSLSSIKKAYTTTTRCSPTTPLSWSGGTASPSDGGYDESSRPLSSDLSSPFRSKGTFTCDTSNISSSCSSKRSKKKRQILTQLKEEENLLLKERVHLKRELASIHVTLNEQRIKSENLKRIKNQCPTAVTCLNHQELTVLIHSCQDTP, from the exons ATGAAGGACGATTGGGTATCGGCTGCCTTGTCAGACGATGCAGTGGTGGTGGAGCTGCTTTACCGACTCAAACACCATCACCACCCATCTTCTTCATCGAAAAGTTTGCATCTGACACTGCCGTTGAATGGTTGGGGTCGCCATAAGCCGAGGTCGAAGGCGTCATCTCTATCATCAATTAAGAAAGCGTATACCACCACTACCAGATGTAGCCCCACAACGCCTCTTTCCTGGAGTGGAGGTACTGCTTCACCTAGTGACGGCGGCTATGATGAGTCTAGTCGTCCACTATCTTCCGATCTATCATCCCCCTTCAGATCTAAG GGCACTTTCACATGCGATACAAGTAATATTAGCAGCAGCTGCAGCAGCAAAAGATCAAAAAAGAAGAGG CAGATATTAACTCAACTTAAAGAGGAAGAGAACTTGCTACTAAAGGAGAGGGTACATCTGAAGAGG GAACTAGCATCCATTCATGTGACCCTCAATGAACAAAGAATTAAGAGTGAGAACTTGAAGAGAATCAAG AATCAGTGTCCAACCGCTGTAACTTGCTTGAACCATCAAGAACTGACTGTACTGATTCACTCTTGTCAAGACACACCATAG
- the LOC124898158 gene encoding uncharacterized protein LOC124898158 isoform X4 produces MKDDWVSAALSDDAVVVELLYRLKHHHHPSSSSKSLHLTLPLNGWGRHKPRSKASSLSSIKKAYTTTTRCSPTTPLSWSGGTASPSDGGYDESSRPLSSDLSSPFRSKGTFTCDTSNISSSCSSKRSKKKRQQILTQLKEEENLLLKERVHLKRELASIHVTLNEQRIKSENLKRIKNQCPTAVTCLNHQELTVLIHSCQDTP; encoded by the exons ATGAAGGACGATTGGGTATCGGCTGCCTTGTCAGACGATGCAGTGGTGGTGGAGCTGCTTTACCGACTCAAACACCATCACCACCCATCTTCTTCATCGAAAAGTTTGCATCTGACACTGCCGTTGAATGGTTGGGGTCGCCATAAGCCGAGGTCGAAGGCGTCATCTCTATCATCAATTAAGAAAGCGTATACCACCACTACCAGATGTAGCCCCACAACGCCTCTTTCCTGGAGTGGAGGTACTGCTTCACCTAGTGACGGCGGCTATGATGAGTCTAGTCGTCCACTATCTTCCGATCTATCATCCCCCTTCAGATCTAAG GGCACTTTCACATGCGATACAAGTAATATTAGCAGCAGCTGCAGCAGCAAAAGATCAAAAAAGAAGAGG cagCAGATATTAACTCAACTTAAAGAGGAAGAGAACTTGCTACTAAAGGAGAGGGTACATCTGAAGAGG GAACTAGCATCCATTCATGTGACCCTCAATGAACAAAGAATTAAGAGTGAGAACTTGAAGAGAATCAAG AATCAGTGTCCAACCGCTGTAACTTGCTTGAACCATCAAGAACTGACTGTACTGATTCACTCTTGTCAAGACACACCATAG
- the LOC124898158 gene encoding uncharacterized protein LOC124898158 isoform X3, whose protein sequence is MKDDWVSAALSDDAVVVELLYRLKHHHHPSSSSKSLHLTLPLNGWGRHKPRSKASSLSSIKKAYTTTTRCSPTTPLSWSGGTASPSDGGYDESSRPLSSDLSSPFRSKGTFTCDTSNISSSCSSKRSKKKRILTQLKEEENLLLKERVHLKRELASIHVTLNEQRIKSENLKRIKFDLNIQSSNDIITAESVSNRCNLLEPSRTDCTDSLLSRHTIDDDLASFDSRGVENLMTENQNRGFFLPDLNAMPSEDEIGMPWN, encoded by the exons ATGAAGGACGATTGGGTATCGGCTGCCTTGTCAGACGATGCAGTGGTGGTGGAGCTGCTTTACCGACTCAAACACCATCACCACCCATCTTCTTCATCGAAAAGTTTGCATCTGACACTGCCGTTGAATGGTTGGGGTCGCCATAAGCCGAGGTCGAAGGCGTCATCTCTATCATCAATTAAGAAAGCGTATACCACCACTACCAGATGTAGCCCCACAACGCCTCTTTCCTGGAGTGGAGGTACTGCTTCACCTAGTGACGGCGGCTATGATGAGTCTAGTCGTCCACTATCTTCCGATCTATCATCCCCCTTCAGATCTAAG GGCACTTTCACATGCGATACAAGTAATATTAGCAGCAGCTGCAGCAGCAAAAGATCAAAAAAGAAGAGG ATATTAACTCAACTTAAAGAGGAAGAGAACTTGCTACTAAAGGAGAGGGTACATCTGAAGAGG GAACTAGCATCCATTCATGTGACCCTCAATGAACAAAGAATTAAGAGTGAGAACTTGAAGAGAATCAAG TTTGATTTGAATATACAATCCTCAAATGACATCATCACTGCAGAATCAGTGTCCAACCGCTGTAACTTGCTTGAACCATCAAGAACTGACTGTACTGATTCACTCTTGTCAAGACACACCATAGATGATGACCTGGCATCATTTGATTCACGTGGGGTAGAAAATTTGATGACTGAGAATCAGAATAGAGGCTTTTTTCTACCTGATCTAAATGCGATGCCCTCAGAGGATGAAATTGGCATGCCGTGGAACTAG
- the LOC124898158 gene encoding uncharacterized protein LOC124898158 isoform X2 yields MKDDWVSAALSDDAVVVELLYRLKHHHHPSSSSKSLHLTLPLNGWGRHKPRSKASSLSSIKKAYTTTTRCSPTTPLSWSGGTASPSDGGYDESSRPLSSDLSSPFRSKGTFTCDTSNISSSCSSKRSKKKRQILTQLKEEENLLLKERVHLKRELASIHVTLNEQRIKSENLKRIKFDLNIQSSNDIITAESVSNRCNLLEPSRTDCTDSLLSRHTIDDDLASFDSRGVENLMTENQNRGFFLPDLNAMPSEDEIGMPWN; encoded by the exons ATGAAGGACGATTGGGTATCGGCTGCCTTGTCAGACGATGCAGTGGTGGTGGAGCTGCTTTACCGACTCAAACACCATCACCACCCATCTTCTTCATCGAAAAGTTTGCATCTGACACTGCCGTTGAATGGTTGGGGTCGCCATAAGCCGAGGTCGAAGGCGTCATCTCTATCATCAATTAAGAAAGCGTATACCACCACTACCAGATGTAGCCCCACAACGCCTCTTTCCTGGAGTGGAGGTACTGCTTCACCTAGTGACGGCGGCTATGATGAGTCTAGTCGTCCACTATCTTCCGATCTATCATCCCCCTTCAGATCTAAG GGCACTTTCACATGCGATACAAGTAATATTAGCAGCAGCTGCAGCAGCAAAAGATCAAAAAAGAAGAGG CAGATATTAACTCAACTTAAAGAGGAAGAGAACTTGCTACTAAAGGAGAGGGTACATCTGAAGAGG GAACTAGCATCCATTCATGTGACCCTCAATGAACAAAGAATTAAGAGTGAGAACTTGAAGAGAATCAAG TTTGATTTGAATATACAATCCTCAAATGACATCATCACTGCAGAATCAGTGTCCAACCGCTGTAACTTGCTTGAACCATCAAGAACTGACTGTACTGATTCACTCTTGTCAAGACACACCATAGATGATGACCTGGCATCATTTGATTCACGTGGGGTAGAAAATTTGATGACTGAGAATCAGAATAGAGGCTTTTTTCTACCTGATCTAAATGCGATGCCCTCAGAGGATGAAATTGGCATGCCGTGGAACTAG
- the LOC124898158 gene encoding uncharacterized protein LOC124898158 isoform X1 codes for MKDDWVSAALSDDAVVVELLYRLKHHHHPSSSSKSLHLTLPLNGWGRHKPRSKASSLSSIKKAYTTTTRCSPTTPLSWSGGTASPSDGGYDESSRPLSSDLSSPFRSKGTFTCDTSNISSSCSSKRSKKKRQQILTQLKEEENLLLKERVHLKRELASIHVTLNEQRIKSENLKRIKFDLNIQSSNDIITAESVSNRCNLLEPSRTDCTDSLLSRHTIDDDLASFDSRGVENLMTENQNRGFFLPDLNAMPSEDEIGMPWN; via the exons ATGAAGGACGATTGGGTATCGGCTGCCTTGTCAGACGATGCAGTGGTGGTGGAGCTGCTTTACCGACTCAAACACCATCACCACCCATCTTCTTCATCGAAAAGTTTGCATCTGACACTGCCGTTGAATGGTTGGGGTCGCCATAAGCCGAGGTCGAAGGCGTCATCTCTATCATCAATTAAGAAAGCGTATACCACCACTACCAGATGTAGCCCCACAACGCCTCTTTCCTGGAGTGGAGGTACTGCTTCACCTAGTGACGGCGGCTATGATGAGTCTAGTCGTCCACTATCTTCCGATCTATCATCCCCCTTCAGATCTAAG GGCACTTTCACATGCGATACAAGTAATATTAGCAGCAGCTGCAGCAGCAAAAGATCAAAAAAGAAGAGG cagCAGATATTAACTCAACTTAAAGAGGAAGAGAACTTGCTACTAAAGGAGAGGGTACATCTGAAGAGG GAACTAGCATCCATTCATGTGACCCTCAATGAACAAAGAATTAAGAGTGAGAACTTGAAGAGAATCAAG TTTGATTTGAATATACAATCCTCAAATGACATCATCACTGCAGAATCAGTGTCCAACCGCTGTAACTTGCTTGAACCATCAAGAACTGACTGTACTGATTCACTCTTGTCAAGACACACCATAGATGATGACCTGGCATCATTTGATTCACGTGGGGTAGAAAATTTGATGACTGAGAATCAGAATAGAGGCTTTTTTCTACCTGATCTAAATGCGATGCCCTCAGAGGATGAAATTGGCATGCCGTGGAACTAG